A genomic region of Hippoglossus hippoglossus isolate fHipHip1 chromosome 8, fHipHip1.pri, whole genome shotgun sequence contains the following coding sequences:
- the cmc4 gene encoding cx9C motif-containing protein 4 yields MPQKDPCQKQACEIQKCLQAHRYVESMCEDVIREMRRCCETQAGNSICCSGFRESQPPEEKRSQA; encoded by the exons ATGCCGCAGAAAGATCCGTGTCAAAAGCAAGCATGCGAGATTCAAAAGTGTTTACAag cccaCAGGTACGTGGAGAGCATGTGTGAGGACGTGATCCGGGAGATGCGGCGCTGCTGCGAGACTCAGGCCGGaaactccatctgctgctccGGGTTCAGGGAGTCTCAACCCCcggaagagaagaggagtcaGGCATAG